ATGCCCCCTCCGGCCAGCGATTTAAGGGTTACTGTCTCATGTACCAATCATCAAATCGTACTGGGGTTACTCCAAACGGAAGGTCCTGCTCCAACTACCTGCTTCATTTTACCGATGATTGAATCTTATGTCAAGAAAAAATTTAAGTGTGTCGAATCTTTCAGCCCTGATGCCGTGATCAGCGACTGTCTGTACGAGAAGGTCGAGGTTTGATGTGTGGGATCGCCACGTCCGTCCATATAGAACACGGACGGACTCGTCCCGAAGGGACCCCTCCGGGGCGAAGACAGGTAAATCGGGGAGCCGGATTGTCTGTCGCTGTTCCATCTTAGATGTGCCACGATCCATCGCAAATATTATCCGTGCAATGACCATGCCACAATCAAACCGGTCAGTAGAAACTATTTTCGCAATACCGCGACGAACAGGTGGGCGGTTTACTTCCCACTTTTTGAGAACCAATCCGCCCACTCTGCATCTGACAGTTTCGCTTTCTGCTCATGGGTTCCGCCACAGAGCGAGTGAACCACGTAATCTGCCGTTGCTTATTTCCCTCGGTCCGCCGCAACGCGACAATGAAGTGCGGAGATCCGTTCAATACCTGACCTCTCCCCAACTTCCAACCTCCTTTCTCCTGTGTCGTTTCTCCTGTCTCCTCTTTCCCCTCTCCTCCCCTCTGGCTATTCCGTCCCTGAATTACTAACTTGGTTTTTGAACGGCCCCGCGAAAGTGGGCCTTCGATTTCTGACGGCATTCAGGTTTGGCATATCTATCATCGTGGAGTTTATGAAGAAATTCTTCACTCACGTTTACGAGATTTCAGCCTTCGCTCTCCGATTCTTTAAGGAAATTTTTATTCCTCCCTACGAGATCGGCGAATTCGCGGAACACCTCGAGAACTTCGGATCGAGGTCGCTTCCGCTCGTCAGTGCAATCGGTTTGCTTATGGGGCTCATACTCGCGCTCCAGACCAAACCTACCCTCGCTCGTTTCGGCGCAGAGTCGTTCCTCCCGGCAATGGTCGCGATCTCCGTGGTCCGTGAGCTAGGCCCCGTACTTACCGCACTCGTTGTCGCCGGAAGAGTTGCGAGCGGTATCGGGGCAGAAATCGGTTCGATGAAAGTCACCGAACAGATCGACGCGCTGGAAGTCTCTTCCGTCGAGCCGTACCACTTCCTTGTAGTCCCGCGGGTGCTCGCAGGCGTGCTCGCGCTCCCTCTTCTCACGGCCTACGCCGACGCTCTCGCAATCATTGGCACGTTCGGCGTGGTCTATATCTCCGGCGAGATGGGCTGGCAGCTTTTCATGACTTCGACCGTCACTTCACTCTCCATCGCCGACGTCGTTCCAGGAATTGCGAAGACTTTCTTCTTCGGTTTTACGATCTCGATGGTCGGATGCTATTTCGGGTTCAAAGCGTCAGGCGGCACGGCGAGCGTCGGCAAAGCAGCCACGTCCGCCGTCGTATTCTCTTCGTTCCTTATCCTGATCTTAGATTTCATACTCGTCAAAACCGGTATCCTGATTTTCGAATAGAAAATGATCGAGATAATTAATCTGCATAAGTCGTTCGGCGATACGGAAATTTTATCCGGCGTCAACCTATCCGTGGAAAAGGGAAAGACATTCTCAATCCTCGGTAAGAGCGGTATGGGAAAAAGCGTGACGCTCAAATGTATCGTCGGGCTTCTGGTTCCCGACGCCGGAGATGTTGTCGTCGATTCGATCCGTGTCGACGTGGACAATAAAGGTGATCTTTGGAAGATCCGTCACATGACGGGATTCCTTTTTCAAAGCGGAGCGCTTTATGACTCGATGAGTATTCGCGACAATCTCGTATTCAACCTGACACGCCACCACAAAGTGAAACATGAAAATGCAATCGAGAAGGCGGAACATTATCTCGGACTCGTCGGCCTGAAGACATCTGTGTCAAAAATGCCGTCCGAGCTTTCGGGCGGAATGAGGAAGCGTGCCGCACTTGCTCGCGCGCTTGTTGTCGAGCCGCAGATTCTCCTCTACGACGAGCCGACAACCGGTCTCGACCCGATTACATCTGCCGAGATCAGCGCACTCATGAGAAGTATGCATGCTCAGTTCGGGATAACTTCGATAGTCGTCACGCACGATATACTCTGCGCGGGAATCGTGAGCGATTACGCCGGAGTGCTGAAGGACGGTGTCATCAAATATACCGGTACCTTAAAGGAACTTGTAAAAATAGAAGATGAAGAGATTAAAGGATTCTTCCCAATGGATCCGCTCGGGAGGGACGCTCTTCGGAAAGAGGGATAGGGTATGAAAAAGTCTTATGCGGCTTTACTCGGACTTTTCGTCGCGGTCGGCGTGCTTCTCGTCGTCGCGGCGATATTCGTCATCGGCGGGAGACAGGGAATATTCACGAAGTCGACTGAAGTTTATGTCCGGTTCAATTCGGTGGAAGGACTGAAGAAAGGCGCGGCTGTCAGGCTCCTGGGTATCGATGTGGGTTCCGTTGCGGGCATAAAGATATGGAATAACGTGGCGCTCGTCGACCTGCGGATATTCGCCGATTCGAGAAAATTCATCAGGCAGGATTCGAGGGCGATGCTGGAAACTGAAGGGCTCGTGGGGAACAAGTTTGTGCTTCTGACTCCGGGTACTGAGAATGCGAGGACAATCCAGGGATTCGACACGCTCAACTCGATGGAGGAGCCGCAGCTTTCCCAGGTGATCGTCGAGACGCGCGCGACGATCGCGAGCGTGAAGAACATGGTGGACGAGTTCGCGGGAATCCTCAAAGACGTTCGGGAAGGAAAGGGCACGCTCGGCAAGCTCGTCACCGACGAGAGCGTTTACATCGCTTTGAAACAGGCAACATACGAGGCGGACTCGAGTTTGCGAAAAGTGTCGGACAAGTTCACGGACATGGCAAATGTCATTTCGGGACTGAGCGTGTCGTTCAACCGCGTCGCCGACAAGACAGATTCGGTACTTTCCGGAGTCAACTCGGTGGTACAGAACTTCGACACGACTTCGGTGAGCATCAAGACTATGGTGGCACAGCTTGACACGGGGACAGGTCTGGTCTCGGAGCTGCTTCACAACCAGGCTGTATACGACACGACATTGAGGATCGTTACCACGACACTTTCAGCGGTGCAGGAAGCGCAAAAGGGTTTACAGAAGTTCGCTGAGAACATGGAAGCGCTGAGGCACAACTGGTTATTCAGCAGTTACTTTGCGGGTGAAGCGCAGGACGAATACACGAAGAAGCAGGAGTTGTTGAAGCAGATAGACGCGCAGATCCAGGAGCGTGCGGATGCGCTCGACAAAATGGAGAAGCAGCTGAAGGAGCTTCAGCAGAAGTACAACAAAGCCGGCGGAGGATAAGAGGAGAGTCGCGCGGGCTCCGGAAGAACTGGTTCCGTGATTAACGCGTGTGGAAGTGGTGTTGAGTGATTCTTAAATCCCCCTAACCCCCTTTGGGAAAGGGGGGACAATGCCTAAGGAAGGCAGGAAGTTGGACGTTTCGAGGTGATTGATTTGTCTTGTGATCACCGACTAGAGGTTCCAATCGAAATCCCGCGGGAACTACTGAAAGAGGGATATCGAGATTGGGTAAAGCGTTATTTTCAGAGACATCACTCAACGATCACACCCACTGTCATTCCCGCGTGCTTCTAGCGGGAATCCACATTCATTAATTGTTTGGATTCCCGACCAGATCGTTCTGGATTGACATAAATGGTACCGTCGGGCTAAGAAAAGTATTCAAAGATGGTACATCTCAGTAGCATCAAAATAGCCGATACCCAAGATTAGACTCACTGCTAATCGGAGGTTGACATTCCGATTGATTTACTATAACCCCAAGCTCAAGAACACCGCGCGTACTTTACGGAAGAACATGACCGACTCAGAACGGATCCTGTGGTCAAGAATCAGGCGGAAACAAGTCAAGGGATACCAATTCTACAGGCAGAAGGCCATCGCGAGTTACATCGTAGACTTTTACTGTCCGGCGGCAGGAATCGTAATTGAGCTCGATGGAAGTCAGCATTACACAGACGAAGGAAGAGCAGCGGACACGAACCGAGACGAATACATGAAGAAGGTGGGTCTGCGAGTTATTCGCTTCCGCTCCTCCGACGTGTTTGACAATATTGACGGCGTGCTCCAGAAAATTCACGAGAGTCTTCCCGAAAGTCGATCCTAATTCGATTTCCTTTTCCTGAACTAGTCCTTGAGTCCGGGCCCTTCTCTTCTCTTTGGCAGCGCCTCCCCCTTTCCTAAAGGGGGATCAAAGGGGATTTGCCTTTTATGACGCCAGAGACACCAGCACCTCGTATGCCCTGTAGTGATTCCATACTTCTAGTTCGGTGTCCCCTGTGCCACCACATAAACCTGTGGACTTACTTCGCACGGGAAAAATATTTTGCCTGATTTAGTCTTTATCATCTTTCGAACGAAACCTGTGTACGTTCTTGCTGCCGGTATACCAGTTATTGCCATCTGCTGAAAGTCCTCTCCGTTCCATTGATAGAAATCGAATTCGCTGGTTAAGTACCAAACATCATTCGGGGAGAACAAGTTTATAATCACGACCGACTCACGCAGGTTATGTAGAGGCAACCCAAGTGTAGATAAGTCTATAACGGAATAACTGAGTGATTGCCCCTTCGATTCTAGCAAATAAGAATTCCAGCCGACAAAATACAACTGGAGGGAGTCGGAGACAGGACAGCGATATGCGGCCACATCTGTCATTACACTGTAATCTCCGGGAAGTTTAGCTATGTTCCCTGTTGTGTCCTGATTATCGAAGAGCTCGTGCCACTGGGTTCCGTCATACTTCCAGTACTGCTCGTATTCTTGTCCTGTCGTCAGGGATAGAAATCCAGCGGCGTAGATTTCAGTCTTGGAGACACCTGTAACGTGAGTGAGACCGAAATCTGTCGGCGCTTTTGTGTAAATCCAACTCGCCGTGTATCCATCTTTGGTGTAAACCGTTCCATTATCGCCGACAGCAATGAAATATCCCTTGCCATCCGTCCAAACTGAGTAAAGACGCCCCGGTGTCTGAAACTGGTAACCGGCCCATTTCTTTGTGTGGTTGTCAAACTCTGCTAGTCCGACCTTTTCGTCTCCCACCGCCCAATACCCCACTGAAACCAAGAAATGGTCATCTCCCGTTGCATCATTAGATAGATGTAGTATGGTGCTGTACGTTTCAGGTGTCCCCCATTCTTTTCCGTTCCAGTGTAAAGCGAGATAGCTCGTCTGACCAGGTACAGTTGGGCCATGCATGTTCCCCATTACCCAAGCATCTGTATCCGAGAATGCCCAGACACCGCCGACCTCCGATGGCCACCATGCAACTGTATCAGTTCTCCATGTGAAGTTGCGATTTCCCGGAGGATACTCGCAACTTGTCGGCAGCGGAGGAGTGACGGGGCTCTTGCGACATTCAATACCGGCAATCAGAAGAAGAATCAGCGACGATACGATCGCAACTCTTTTCAGATTTCTCTCGACTTGATTTCGCACACCCGGTGCCCCCTCCTCGTTCAATTTTGTGTCCGCAAACTTTCTCATCTCCTTTACGCTGTGTCCCCTTTCAGTAAGATAAGACAAATGGAGATCCCCTCTCAAGACACCAAGGGCGGCAAGTTCACTCCTCTCTTTGGCGCTGCACCCTTTCCCGAAGGAGGATTTACTAAGTGTCTTTGTCATCGCGCTCGAATTCACGAATTCATTATGACCGCGATCAAACAGCCCCGTGAACCGGCTCCACTTCTATCGGCATTGCCTCCCCCTTTCCCAAAGGGGGATCAAGGGGGATTTCCCGCTTGACCCAGTCAGAAATTCATCGTGAGAACCAGCGAGTAATTCCTTATCGACGCTATATTCCCGATCATCTCCACGTAGTAATCATCGAACACATTGTTTACAATTAAAGTCGCGGAGAATGGATACCCAACCGAAGTAAGATCGACTCCGGCTCTAATGTCAGTCACATACGCCGGAACCCGCTGGTCGCCATTCCTCACTATCCCTAATTGCACGAGGTCCTGATCGTAATTCTCGAACTTGCTTATGAACCTGAAATCGACAGACGCACGGTAGATCGATTCCTCGAAACTCGCTGAAGCGTAGAATAGCTCCCTCGAACGATACTTCAATATCTCGTCGAGTGTGAGATCGACAGGATAAATGTAAGTGTAGCTTCCCTTCAGCGTCAGAAAATCCGTCCCGGCATTGCTCGTAAGATCCAATTCATATCCCTGCACACGCGCGCGGGTTACGTTTTGAAAACTTATTTTCCCTTCCGAATTGAACTCCGGTTCGATCATGTTCCAGTAATCGCTCTGGAATATCGCGGCGTCAACAAGCATGACATATCCAACCGGCAATCTCCCTCCGATCTCTTCCGACACACTCCTTTCGGGCAATAGATCCGGATTCGGCACGATTGAGACTCCACCCGTCTGAGTATACGCATAAGTCTCCCCAAGGCTGGGAGCGCGAAAACCCGTTCCGACTGACGCGCGCAACGAAGCATCATTTCCCAAATCATAAACCAGTCCAAGTTTGGGATTGAACTGGTTGAACGCTGCTTTCCCCTCTATCTTTTCAAGGTCGTAGCGAGCTCCAAGTGTGGCATGCAGCCCGCCGAACTTCCTCTCACCCTGTACATAAAGTGCCGTCGTCCCGCTCTGCTTCGTCGAGAATATGTTCGAATTGATGAGATCCGCCTCGCCGTTGACGCCGAACGTCAATACCGTGTTCTCGCTTGCATTAAGAATTCCCTGCAGCTCCACGTACGCGAGATTTGAAGAGGATGTGTCGCCTATTCCCGTGGGAGTCTGCCCGAAATTGTCGTACCAGTGATTGAAATAGTAGCTCGCCCTTACGATGTAGAGGAAGTCATTGCTCATCGTGCGCGTGTAGATTGCAGCCAGGTTGATGCGAGTAGTGTTCACCCACTCGCCGAGAGTGCTGCTGTCAGGCTGCAGAGCGTGATTGATGTCGCGCCAGTATAGAAAATTTCCGGAGTACTGGTTGAACAGATTCACAAACAGTTTCAGGTTCTCGTTCGCGCCGAGTGTCCCCGCTGTCTTGACGAAAAGGTCCAACCTCCTGAAATCGTCGTTCTGTATGTAGCCATCGTCCCCCTTGTAGCTGAGAGAAGTCGTAATCCCGAAATCGCCTACTCCCATCGGCTGGGAGTGAGTGACCGATCCGCCTTCAAAAAATCTCGGGCTCGACGACCATCTCCATTCGCCGTAAAGCGGCTGCTCATAGGCGCCGCCGTAAGCTTTCACCTGGGTCGAGTAACCGGTGCCGGCATCTTTGGTTACGACATTGATTACGCCGCCGAGTGCGTTCGAGCCGTAAAGCGCCGAACCCGCGCCCTTCATCACTTCCACGTGATCGATATCCGAAATCGGTACCGCTTCCCATACCGCTTCGCCGGTGTCACCCGCGAGGAGCGGTACTCCGTCAACGAGCAGCAGGACACGGCTTCCAATCCCTCTGGCATATCCGCTCGAGCCGCGAATGTTCGCCTGGTCCTGCACGAAATTCACTCCGGGGACGTAACGAAGCGCGTCATCGAGAGAAATTGTGTTTCGTCTTTCCATAGAAGACGAGCTTACGAGACTCAAACTCACCGGCACCTCAGTCAGAAGCTGTTCGCGTTTGCTAGCGGTAACGACGACCTGATCCGCTTCAATAGCAGCCGGTTGCATTGCTATGGAGATGGATTTTTTTTCGTTTTCAATAAACAACAAGACAGTCGAATACTTGTGGAATCCGATCATCGAGACATTGAGGGAATATTCAGACGGTGGCATGCCGCTGAGCTCAAACTTTCCTCCGCTTGAAGTGAGCGTTCCATATTTCTTCATGACAGAATCCGGCGCCTGGCCCGATCGACCGGGATTTTGCAGCGGAGCTAAGATGACTGTAGCTCCCGCGATCGGACCGGAATCCTCAGCGGATCTTACCACGCCCGTGAGCCGCGTCTGAGAGACGCATTCGCTCGCGATCAAGAGCAGCGACAAAGCCGCCGGGCGTAGGAGGGACATTTTGAAAATCGACATCGATATTGATTCCATTTACAAATGTATTTTGACCGACAACAACCGATCTCGGCGTGCCGACTCCGTGCGCGTAGCCGTAAGCGCCGACCACTTTCCAGTCGGCGGTAACGTTCGAGCCGTATTGTAAAGCGACAACCACATACTGGAACGTCGAAGCTGAATCGAGAGTAAAACTATACGAGACCGAATCGACGAACAGTTTAAATCCCGATCCGGGTCCGATGGGTGGATAGACTTTCGCCTGACCGCTCGTGACCTCTCCGAAAATATTGTGAGGCGGATAATTATAGAATGCAACTATGCGGACATCCACCACGCTGTCTGCGGGCGGCCAAGCTGATATGAACCTTACAGTCCCCCCGAACCCGGGTTGAACACCCTGGTTGGAGAGCGGCTCAAGTCCGTGCGTGCAGCCGGAAAGAGAAAATGCGACAAGGAGGAGGAAGACAACGAGGCGAAAATTTTGAGCCAAGGATTGAAAATCACCCGTGACAATCATCGGTATGCACGTCCGCGATCAGAATTCAAAATTGAGAATCTCGGATTCAGAGTTTTCCCTCCTGGTCTTTTGCGGTGAATAGAGCCCACGGATACGACTTCATGTCGTGGAGATATTTCGATTCCCAACTGTACTGCGGATGTTCCTTGAAAAACTTCGATGCGATGAAATCGTCTCCGCAGGGATGTCCCATGTGAGCCCAGAACTGAAGCTTCGACGCCAGGACGGATGTCGTCACCTTTCCCTGCACAGCTCCGCCGGGGAAGAATGGCTTCCAACCCCATTGCCGCACGCCGCGCGGGTCTTCATCGACATGACCGCACAACGCGCAACCACCCGAAAAATCTTTTCCTTCCGTGGCATCGAAATGATCGGCCTCGAACGCTTTCCCTTCTTCCGCGTCGATCTTCCCCTTGTCTCTCTCCATGAGCTCTTCCCAACGGGCGCGGCGGGCGTTCATCGAGCTCTTCTTATTGTCGATCTTATACGTCGTTTCGTCTTTTATGACCTGTGGATCGCACGGGAAATTCGAGC
This genomic stretch from Candidatus Kryptoniota bacterium harbors:
- a CDS encoding ABC transporter permease produces the protein MKKFFTHVYEISAFALRFFKEIFIPPYEIGEFAEHLENFGSRSLPLVSAIGLLMGLILALQTKPTLARFGAESFLPAMVAISVVRELGPVLTALVVAGRVASGIGAEIGSMKVTEQIDALEVSSVEPYHFLVVPRVLAGVLALPLLTAYADALAIIGTFGVVYISGEMGWQLFMTSTVTSLSIADVVPGIAKTFFFGFTISMVGCYFGFKASGGTASVGKAATSAVVFSSFLILILDFILVKTGILIFE
- a CDS encoding ATP-binding cassette domain-containing protein — its product is MIEIINLHKSFGDTEILSGVNLSVEKGKTFSILGKSGMGKSVTLKCIVGLLVPDAGDVVVDSIRVDVDNKGDLWKIRHMTGFLFQSGALYDSMSIRDNLVFNLTRHHKVKHENAIEKAEHYLGLVGLKTSVSKMPSELSGGMRKRAALARALVVEPQILLYDEPTTGLDPITSAEISALMRSMHAQFGITSIVVTHDILCAGIVSDYAGVLKDGVIKYTGTLKELVKIEDEEIKGFFPMDPLGRDALRKEG
- a CDS encoding MlaD family protein — translated: MKKSYAALLGLFVAVGVLLVVAAIFVIGGRQGIFTKSTEVYVRFNSVEGLKKGAAVRLLGIDVGSVAGIKIWNNVALVDLRIFADSRKFIRQDSRAMLETEGLVGNKFVLLTPGTENARTIQGFDTLNSMEEPQLSQVIVETRATIASVKNMVDEFAGILKDVREGKGTLGKLVTDESVYIALKQATYEADSSLRKVSDKFTDMANVISGLSVSFNRVADKTDSVLSGVNSVVQNFDTTSVSIKTMVAQLDTGTGLVSELLHNQAVYDTTLRIVTTTLSAVQEAQKGLQKFAENMEALRHNWLFSSYFAGEAQDEYTKKQELLKQIDAQIQERADALDKMEKQLKELQQKYNKAGGG
- a CDS encoding DUF559 domain-containing protein, with the protein product MIYYNPKLKNTARTLRKNMTDSERILWSRIRRKQVKGYQFYRQKAIASYIVDFYCPAAGIVIELDGSQHYTDEGRAADTNRDEYMKKVGLRVIRFRSSDVFDNIDGVLQKIHESLPESRS
- a CDS encoding TonB-dependent receptor, coding for MSIFKMSLLRPAALSLLLIASECVSQTRLTGVVRSAEDSGPIAGATVILAPLQNPGRSGQAPDSVMKKYGTLTSSGGKFELSGMPPSEYSLNVSMIGFHKYSTVLLFIENEKKSISIAMQPAAIEADQVVVTASKREQLLTEVPVSLSLVSSSSMERRNTISLDDALRYVPGVNFVQDQANIRGSSGYARGIGSRVLLLVDGVPLLAGDTGEAVWEAVPISDIDHVEVMKGAGSALYGSNALGGVINVVTKDAGTGYSTQVKAYGGAYEQPLYGEWRWSSSPRFFEGGSVTHSQPMGVGDFGITTSLSYKGDDGYIQNDDFRRLDLFVKTAGTLGANENLKLFVNLFNQYSGNFLYWRDINHALQPDSSTLGEWVNTTRINLAAIYTRTMSNDFLYIVRASYYFNHWYDNFGQTPTGIGDTSSSNLAYVELQGILNASENTVLTFGVNGEADLINSNIFSTKQSGTTALYVQGERKFGGLHATLGARYDLEKIEGKAAFNQFNPKLGLVYDLGNDASLRASVGTGFRAPSLGETYAYTQTGGVSIVPNPDLLPERSVSEEIGGRLPVGYVMLVDAAIFQSDYWNMIEPEFNSEGKISFQNVTRARVQGYELDLTSNAGTDFLTLKGSYTYIYPVDLTLDEILKYRSRELFYASASFEESIYRASVDFRFISKFENYDQDLVQLGIVRNGDQRVPAYVTDIRAGVDLTSVGYPFSATLIVNNVFDDYYVEMIGNIASIRNYSLVLTMNF